One stretch of Comamonas testosteroni DNA includes these proteins:
- a CDS encoding IS481 family transposase: MNSFNQTIIRHKVGLLNLASELGNISKACKVMGVSRDTFYRYQHAHEEGGVEALIQTSRRKPNLKNRVDDAIEATVITYALEQPAHGQLRASNELRQRGIFVSPSGVRSIWMRHQLASFKQRLSNLEAEVAKTGAVLTEAQVAALEKKREDELACGEIETAHPGYLGSQDTFYVGSIKGVGRIYQQTFVDTYSKWAAAKLYTTKTPITGADLLNDRVLPFLAEQGMGLLRILTDRGTEYCGKAETHDYQLYLAVNDIEHTKTKVRHPQTNGICERFHKTILQEFYQVTFRRKIYRSIDELQTDLDDWINYYNSQRTHQGKMCCGRTPMQTLMDAKEVWDDKVKELN, translated from the coding sequence ATGAATAGTTTCAACCAAACCATCATCCGGCACAAGGTCGGCCTGCTCAACCTGGCCAGCGAGCTGGGCAACATCTCCAAGGCGTGCAAAGTCATGGGCGTCTCCCGTGACACTTTCTACCGCTATCAGCATGCCCACGAAGAAGGCGGCGTCGAGGCCCTGATCCAGACTTCAAGGCGCAAGCCCAATCTCAAGAACCGGGTTGATGACGCCATCGAAGCGACCGTTATTACCTATGCCCTGGAGCAGCCAGCGCATGGACAGTTGCGTGCCAGCAATGAATTACGCCAGCGGGGCATCTTTGTGTCGCCATCCGGTGTACGCTCCATCTGGATGCGCCATCAACTGGCCAGCTTCAAACAGCGTCTGTCAAACCTGGAGGCCGAGGTCGCCAAGACTGGCGCTGTGCTCACCGAAGCCCAGGTGGCAGCCTTGGAGAAAAAGCGTGAAGATGAGCTGGCCTGCGGAGAAATCGAAACCGCCCATCCCGGTTATCTGGGTAGCCAGGACACCTTCTATGTGGGCTCGATCAAGGGAGTCGGGCGCATCTACCAGCAGACCTTTGTGGACACCTATTCCAAATGGGCCGCTGCCAAGCTCTACACCACAAAAACGCCGATCACAGGTGCTGATCTGCTCAATGACCGGGTGCTGCCGTTCCTGGCCGAGCAAGGCATGGGGCTGTTGCGAATCTTGACCGACAGGGGCACGGAGTATTGCGGCAAGGCCGAAACGCATGACTACCAACTGTACCTAGCCGTCAATGACATTGAACACACCAAGACCAAGGTGCGTCACCCGCAGACTAATGGCATCTGCGAGCGATTCCACAAGACCATCCTGCAGGAGTTCTACCAGGTGACGTTCAGGCGCAAGATCTACCGGTCCATCGACGAGCTGCAAACGGATCTGGACGACTGGATCAATTACTACAACAGCCAGCGCACGCATCAGGGCAAGATGTGCTGCGGCAGGACGCCGATGCAAACGCTGATGGATGCAAAGGAGGTGTGGGACGACAAGGTAAAAGAGCTGAATTAA
- a CDS encoding ISL3 family transposase: MLDSKLLQALGGWEGYEVERVQWPQGDSRTVSIYLKPQASVMHCERCGAQCSQVHETTTRRVRDLALFEYKVVLHVPRRRLWCDSCGGPRLEKLSWLGRYQRVTDRLAQACSQLLRSSSIKAVAAFFDLGWHTVKSIDKTLLLATTAQPQWERIEYLAMDEFALHKGHRYATVVIDPISRQVLWVGQGRSRETARQFFEQLPVGVAQRIRAVAIDMTTAYELEIQANCPNAEIVYDLFHVVAKYGREVIDRVRVDQANLLRQQPLARKVLKSSRWLLLRNRNKLQAQQAVQLKELLAANEPLMAVYVLRDELKQLWFYRRPAWAHRAWQHWCEQARQSGITALSTFAQRLQSYLHGIIARCRHPLNTSVVEGINNTIKVIKRRAYGYRDQDYFFLKIRAAFPGNAR, from the coding sequence ATGCTGGACTCGAAGTTATTGCAGGCTCTTGGCGGCTGGGAGGGCTACGAGGTTGAACGTGTGCAGTGGCCCCAGGGCGATAGCCGCACCGTGTCGATCTATCTGAAGCCGCAGGCCAGCGTCATGCATTGCGAACGCTGCGGTGCGCAGTGCAGCCAAGTCCATGAGACCACGACACGGCGCGTGCGCGATCTGGCATTGTTCGAGTACAAGGTGGTGCTGCATGTGCCGCGTCGGCGTCTGTGGTGCGATAGCTGTGGTGGCCCGCGCCTGGAGAAACTCAGCTGGCTCGGTCGCTACCAGCGCGTCACAGACCGTCTGGCACAGGCGTGCAGCCAGTTGCTTCGCAGCAGCAGCATCAAGGCAGTCGCGGCCTTCTTCGATCTTGGGTGGCACACGGTCAAGTCCATCGACAAGACCTTATTGCTGGCCACTACCGCGCAGCCGCAATGGGAGCGGATCGAGTACTTGGCAATGGACGAGTTTGCGTTGCACAAGGGCCATCGCTACGCCACAGTCGTCATCGACCCCATCAGCCGGCAGGTGCTGTGGGTGGGGCAAGGGCGCTCACGCGAGACGGCCCGCCAGTTCTTCGAGCAGTTGCCCGTTGGCGTTGCCCAGCGCATTCGCGCGGTTGCTATCGACATGACTACTGCCTACGAGCTGGAGATCCAGGCCAACTGCCCCAACGCCGAGATCGTCTATGACCTGTTCCATGTCGTGGCCAAGTATGGCCGGGAGGTTATCGACCGAGTGCGTGTCGATCAGGCCAACTTGCTGCGCCAACAGCCCTTGGCGCGCAAGGTGCTCAAGTCCAGCCGCTGGTTGCTACTGCGCAATCGCAACAAGCTGCAGGCTCAACAAGCAGTGCAGCTCAAGGAGCTGCTGGCGGCCAATGAGCCATTAATGGCGGTATACGTCTTGCGCGATGAGCTAAAACAGCTGTGGTTTTACCGTCGTCCGGCTTGGGCGCATCGCGCCTGGCAGCACTGGTGTGAGCAAGCGCGCCAAAGCGGTATTACAGCACTGAGCACCTTTGCTCAGCGCTTGCAAAGCTACCTGCACGGGATCATCGCCCGATGCCGGCATCCGTTGAACACAAGTGTTGTCGAGGGCATCAACAACACCATCAAGGTCATCAAGCGCCGGGCCTATGGCTACCGCGATCAGGACTATTTCTTTCTGAAGATTCGCGCAGCCTTCCCCGGTAATGCGCGATGA
- a CDS encoding ABC transporter permease, translating into MDQVPLISLRGIRKHYGGVGEQPSVTVLHGIDLDIRAGEYVAVVGSSGSGKSTLMNILGCLDKPSEGCYQFQGKDVSTLDSDALAWLRREAFGFVFQGYHLIPSESASENVQMPAIYAGLAKEQRVQRALLLLKLLGLGARLGNRPNQLSGGQQQRVSIARALMNGGHIILADEPTGALDSHSGAEVMALLRELADAGHTIIVITHDRDVAAQARRVIEISDGRVVNDSAPDGIQSRAEVPPLTPQRNTATSAISWVAEISEAARSAWRGMRMNRVRTSLTLLGIVIGVASVIVMLAIGEGARRKVVEQMGTMGTAILYMGSKPPASGGPAGQITEDDLAAMRELPAIRRVMPVIGDPVTVRYGKADKQVYVFAASQEMPLVHHWRVAQGRYFTDVEDRDLAPLVVIGHKAHQHFFPEVANPLGLQLIIGNSAFEVIGVMSERGADSGAQDYDDMVFIPYQSGRARVYQAQTQPDYVVVEASSSELVHEAEGSIRSLLLARHGGREDFGIGNAAARIQAEAATRQSMAVMLGLIAAVSLVVGGIGVMNVMLMTVRERTREIGIRMAVGARQRDILRQFLTEASMVTIVGGGVGLLVGLGIGMTLLVSGVPVIFSVKAMLGAFACAVFTGLVFGFMPARTAARLEPVRALAGE; encoded by the coding sequence ATGGATCAGGTTCCGCTGATTTCGCTGCGTGGCATTCGCAAGCACTATGGCGGAGTGGGCGAGCAGCCGTCGGTGACCGTGTTGCACGGCATTGATCTTGATATTCGCGCGGGAGAGTATGTGGCCGTCGTCGGCAGCTCCGGTTCGGGTAAGTCCACCTTGATGAATATCCTGGGTTGCCTTGATAAACCGAGCGAAGGTTGCTATCAATTTCAAGGCAAGGATGTGTCCACGCTGGACTCGGATGCCCTGGCCTGGCTACGTCGCGAAGCCTTCGGTTTCGTGTTTCAGGGCTATCACCTGATTCCCAGTGAAAGTGCCTCGGAGAACGTGCAGATGCCTGCGATATACGCAGGCCTGGCCAAGGAGCAGCGGGTGCAAAGAGCCCTGCTCCTGCTCAAGCTTCTGGGGCTGGGGGCGCGTCTGGGCAATCGTCCCAACCAGCTGTCGGGCGGTCAGCAGCAGCGCGTGTCCATTGCGCGGGCGTTGATGAACGGCGGCCACATCATCCTGGCCGATGAGCCGACCGGGGCTCTTGACTCGCATAGTGGCGCCGAGGTGATGGCTTTGCTGCGCGAGCTGGCAGATGCGGGACACACCATCATTGTGATTACGCATGATCGCGACGTTGCGGCTCAGGCAAGGCGTGTCATCGAAATCAGCGATGGACGCGTCGTCAATGACAGCGCTCCCGATGGTATTCAGAGCCGAGCAGAGGTGCCTCCGCTGACCCCGCAGCGCAACACCGCAACGTCGGCAATATCCTGGGTGGCTGAGATTTCCGAAGCTGCACGCAGTGCCTGGCGGGGCATGCGCATGAACCGGGTACGCACCAGTCTGACCTTGCTGGGCATCGTGATCGGTGTGGCCTCGGTGATCGTCATGCTGGCCATCGGTGAAGGCGCACGGCGCAAAGTGGTCGAGCAGATGGGCACCATGGGAACAGCCATTCTCTATATGGGCAGCAAACCACCGGCCAGCGGTGGACCAGCGGGCCAGATCACCGAAGACGATCTGGCCGCCATGCGGGAGTTGCCGGCGATACGCAGAGTCATGCCCGTCATCGGAGACCCTGTCACGGTGCGCTATGGCAAGGCCGACAAGCAGGTCTATGTGTTTGCAGCCAGCCAGGAGATGCCGCTGGTTCACCACTGGAGGGTGGCCCAGGGGCGTTACTTCACGGATGTGGAGGACCGCGATCTGGCTCCGCTGGTGGTGATAGGCCACAAGGCGCACCAGCATTTTTTCCCGGAGGTGGCCAATCCCCTGGGGCTGCAGCTGATCATCGGGAACTCGGCGTTCGAAGTCATCGGCGTCATGAGCGAGCGTGGGGCTGACTCCGGCGCCCAGGACTATGACGACATGGTCTTCATTCCCTATCAGTCGGGGCGCGCGAGAGTCTATCAAGCGCAGACACAGCCCGATTACGTGGTTGTGGAGGCCAGCTCCTCGGAGCTGGTCCATGAAGCCGAGGGATCGATCCGCAGCCTTCTGCTGGCGCGGCACGGGGGTCGGGAAGACTTTGGCATCGGCAATGCAGCAGCTCGTATTCAGGCCGAAGCAGCAACTCGCCAGAGCATGGCCGTGATGCTGGGGCTGATTGCAGCAGTTTCGCTGGTGGTCGGCGGTATCGGAGTCATGAACGTGATGCTGATGACGGTGCGCGAGCGGACCAGGGAGATAGGCATTCGCATGGCGGTTGGGGCTCGCCAGCGTGACATCCTGCGCCAATTCCTGACGGAAGCCAGCATGGTGACCATTGTGGGTGGAGGCGTTGGTCTGCTTGTGGGGCTGGGCATCGGGATGACGCTTCTTGTCTCGGGCGTACCTGTGATTTTTTCGGTGAAAGCCATGTTGGGGGCATTTGCCTGTGCGGTGTTCACCGGCCTGGTTTTTGGCTTCATGCCTGCCCGGACGGCGGCGCGTCTGGAGCCCGTGCGAGCATTGGCGGGAGAGTAG
- a CDS encoding zonular occludens toxin domain-containing protein produces MLTLFTGNPGAGKTASMLDLVMRELRDRPLFVHFDEAERLRPEQKLLAETLTIPHTRCNAKNWPDEVPDGAVLLIDEAQGPFRPRGSGSAVPKAIQAFETHRHAGIDVFFTTQGPKLVDSNLRSLIGRHVHIRDTGWMGRWWYEWPECNTELAWKRCENKRKYSLPKKVFEIYRSANEHTKVERKIPPLVYLCGLAVILAISLLVYMFGGFRSDQTLNTLPTLEQKAASTASAPAAGNADVPKVYDYGEFIPRVSNRPETAPAYDEIRKVVVMPVVVGGACYRGQCTCFTQQGTLAGLSNQECKDWMERRPFDPYTLPPPPPPAQAPKPVQQAKQEEGPQSVPMPAAPVKAGNEVTLHEVTRAARTGRLNERGML; encoded by the coding sequence GTGCTGACACTGTTTACTGGAAACCCCGGTGCGGGCAAGACTGCCTCCATGCTTGATCTGGTCATGAGGGAGCTGCGGGACCGTCCGCTGTTCGTTCATTTCGATGAAGCCGAGCGCTTGAGGCCAGAGCAAAAGCTCCTGGCTGAAACGCTCACGATTCCTCATACCAGATGCAACGCTAAAAACTGGCCTGATGAAGTCCCTGATGGCGCGGTGCTGCTGATTGATGAAGCCCAGGGGCCTTTCAGGCCACGGGGTTCGGGCTCTGCGGTACCCAAAGCTATCCAGGCTTTTGAAACCCATCGGCACGCTGGTATTGACGTGTTCTTTACCACTCAGGGGCCTAAGTTGGTGGACTCCAACTTGCGGTCATTGATTGGCCGCCATGTGCACATTCGTGACACTGGCTGGATGGGGCGATGGTGGTACGAATGGCCTGAATGCAATACAGAGCTGGCCTGGAAGCGCTGTGAAAACAAGCGCAAGTACTCTCTGCCTAAAAAGGTGTTTGAGATTTACCGCTCTGCCAATGAGCACACCAAAGTGGAACGCAAGATTCCGCCCCTGGTCTATCTGTGCGGTTTGGCCGTAATCCTGGCCATCAGCCTTTTGGTCTACATGTTCGGCGGCTTTCGCTCCGATCAGACCTTGAATACTCTCCCGACACTGGAACAGAAAGCCGCTTCTACGGCTTCTGCTCCAGCTGCTGGCAATGCTGATGTACCTAAGGTCTATGACTATGGTGAATTCATCCCACGGGTGAGCAATCGACCCGAAACGGCCCCTGCCTATGACGAGATCCGAAAGGTGGTCGTCATGCCGGTGGTGGTTGGTGGCGCTTGCTATCGCGGGCAATGCACCTGCTTCACCCAGCAAGGCACGCTCGCGGGTCTTTCCAATCAGGAATGCAAAGACTGGATGGAAAGGCGGCCATTTGACCCTTACACCCTGCCCCCGCCGCCGCCTCCTGCGCAAGCACCTAAGCCCGTGCAGCAGGCAAAGCAGGAAGAGGGGCCGCAAAGCGTCCCTATGCCTGCTGCGCCTGTCAAAGCGGGCAATGAAGTCACCCTTCATGAAGTTACCAGAGCGGCGCGCACTGGTCGGCTGAATGAGCGGGGAATGCTTTAA
- a CDS encoding DUF2523 domain-containing protein, giving the protein MSTIISLIIKFALIRFLISLGVGIVTYTAVIVAINNFLDYAKAAYNSMPVVTLNFLAIAGVPEFLGIMTGAVIARVSLQFVRRLAFIGG; this is encoded by the coding sequence ATGAGCACCATCATCAGCCTCATCATCAAGTTTGCACTTATCCGCTTCTTGATCAGCCTCGGCGTCGGGATCGTCACATACACGGCAGTGATCGTGGCGATCAACAATTTTTTGGACTATGCCAAGGCTGCCTACAACTCCATGCCAGTGGTCACGCTCAATTTCTTGGCGATCGCTGGCGTCCCTGAATTCCTCGGGATCATGACTGGTGCCGTCATAGCCCGGGTCTCCCTGCAATTCGTGCGCCGTCTGGCATTCATCGGGGGCTGA
- a CDS encoding helix-turn-helix transcriptional regulator, with amino-acid sequence MSASTSASSASASKGEKLAQRLSQILARLHQGDAVDKHQLAQDFQVDVRTIERDLGERLCGIVERSANGQWQLTHTARSSIPAKHLHGYARMSGTEYLFPDNSLRYLLEQLHTPEQQRTTHVQAIAHEDLRPRTQEFVQLQTAIEQKHPCSFSYKGKQRNVQPYKLIHKNGVWYLAAEEGAKLKNFSIGLIENLLVDQRSFFVQKSNHKEYIDAKDDVWFTEETTEVLLRVAPEAAYYFIRRPLLPQQQQRQDRDGSLLVTTHINHIDQLLPVVRYWLPHVRIVQPAEWHENLLSSLRHALFHWESSASQSLKTNPYQD; translated from the coding sequence ATGTCTGCTTCAACCTCGGCTAGCTCAGCCTCAGCATCAAAAGGCGAAAAACTGGCACAGCGCTTGTCTCAAATTCTTGCGCGCCTGCACCAAGGTGATGCGGTTGACAAGCACCAACTTGCACAAGATTTTCAAGTGGATGTGCGTACCATTGAACGCGACCTTGGCGAGCGCCTGTGCGGGATCGTTGAGCGAAGTGCCAATGGTCAGTGGCAACTGACGCACACTGCGCGAAGCAGTATCCCAGCCAAGCACCTGCATGGCTATGCACGTATGTCTGGGACGGAGTACTTGTTCCCGGATAACAGCTTGCGCTATCTGTTGGAACAACTTCATACCCCTGAACAGCAGCGCACAACGCATGTGCAGGCTATCGCACATGAAGACTTGCGTCCGCGTACCCAAGAGTTTGTGCAACTACAAACTGCCATCGAGCAAAAACATCCATGCAGTTTTAGTTACAAGGGCAAACAGCGCAACGTTCAACCGTACAAGCTCATTCACAAAAACGGTGTGTGGTACCTGGCTGCGGAAGAAGGTGCAAAGCTGAAAAATTTCAGTATTGGCTTGATCGAAAACTTACTGGTAGACCAACGCAGTTTCTTTGTACAAAAGAGCAACCACAAGGAATATATCGACGCCAAGGACGACGTTTGGTTTACTGAAGAGACCACGGAAGTCCTGTTGCGTGTGGCCCCAGAGGCAGCGTATTACTTTATTCGTCGCCCGTTGCTGCCTCAACAGCAGCAACGGCAAGATCGTGACGGTTCGTTGCTAGTTACCACGCATATCAATCACATCGACCAGCTGCTACCTGTGGTGCGGTATTGGTTGCCACATGTGCGGATTGTTCAGCCTGCGGAATGGCACGAGAACCTGTTGTCGAGCTTACGACATGCACTATTTCACTGGGAGTCTAGTGCGTCTCAGTCTTTAAAAACAAACCCATATCAAGACTGA
- a CDS encoding efflux RND transporter periplasmic adaptor subunit translates to MTVGQIKRWGSLGLLLVCAAGIALWWGSRPRVEYQSVAVQRGDVESTVTAIGTLQPRTYVDVGAQVSGQITRLLVSPGARVEKGALLVEIDPSVQRATVDAGRASLASLRAQIAEQQAQLKLAGQQLKRQQQLAAEEATRQEDVQIAEAQVAGAAARIDHLKAQMQQTQASLKADEARLGYTSIYAPMSGTVVSVDAREGQTLNATYQTPNILRIADLTAMTVWTDVSEADVRRVRADMSVYFTTLGSAGQEQARRWNSRVRQVLPAPPASVAPAAGNAAAPAVATKAVTYTALFDVDNQDAELLPQMTAQVVFVTGSAQQALTVPLTALQSEKDQQSQSVRVLTAKRQPEQRNVKLGVRSRHQVQVLDGVAEGERVIVGETLIPGGLRWLQW, encoded by the coding sequence ATGACGGTCGGACAAATCAAACGCTGGGGCAGCCTCGGGCTGCTGCTGGTCTGTGCTGCAGGTATTGCCTTGTGGTGGGGGAGTCGGCCCAGGGTCGAGTACCAAAGTGTTGCGGTGCAGCGCGGCGATGTGGAGTCCACCGTCACTGCCATCGGTACTTTGCAGCCCAGAACCTATGTGGATGTAGGGGCCCAGGTTTCGGGCCAGATCACCCGTTTGCTGGTCAGTCCAGGAGCCAGGGTCGAGAAAGGTGCATTGCTGGTGGAGATCGACCCCAGCGTGCAGCGCGCCACGGTGGATGCAGGCAGAGCATCGCTGGCGAGCCTGCGGGCCCAGATCGCGGAGCAGCAGGCGCAGCTGAAGCTTGCAGGTCAGCAGTTGAAACGACAGCAGCAACTGGCCGCCGAAGAGGCCACAAGGCAGGAGGATGTGCAGATTGCCGAGGCCCAGGTCGCCGGGGCTGCGGCGCGCATCGACCATCTCAAGGCTCAGATGCAGCAAACACAGGCCAGCCTCAAGGCTGACGAAGCGCGTCTGGGCTATACCAGCATCTATGCACCGATGTCCGGTACGGTGGTGTCCGTCGATGCACGTGAAGGGCAGACCCTGAATGCGACCTATCAGACACCCAATATTTTGCGCATCGCCGATCTGACTGCCATGACGGTCTGGACGGATGTATCGGAGGCCGACGTGCGGCGCGTGAGAGCGGACATGTCCGTGTATTTCACGACTCTGGGGAGTGCAGGTCAGGAACAGGCGCGCCGGTGGAACAGCCGGGTGAGGCAGGTGCTGCCTGCGCCGCCGGCCAGCGTTGCCCCCGCCGCAGGCAATGCGGCGGCACCTGCGGTGGCCACCAAGGCCGTGACCTATACCGCATTGTTCGATGTGGATAACCAGGACGCGGAACTGCTGCCGCAAATGACGGCCCAGGTGGTCTTTGTGACCGGCAGTGCGCAGCAGGCCTTGACGGTTCCATTGACAGCTCTTCAGTCTGAGAAAGATCAGCAATCGCAGAGCGTTCGGGTGCTGACAGCCAAGCGGCAGCCTGAGCAGCGAAACGTGAAGCTCGGAGTACGAAGTCGCCATCAGGTGCAGGTGCTCGACGGCGTGGCTGAGGGCGAGCGGGTCATCGTCGGCGAAACCCTGATTCCTGGCGGTCTGCGGTGGCTGCAATGGTGA
- a CDS encoding type I restriction endonuclease subunit M: MTDTSQAAACPNDPSPGSQHKAVGRPLFALGQVLATPGALELLETHQLTALPFVLRHVSGDWGDICAEDRQSNADALQYGYRLMSVYVLSKAERLWIITEADRSSTTLLLPEEY, from the coding sequence ATGACTGATACAAGTCAGGCCGCCGCATGCCCGAACGATCCCTCTCCTGGTTCTCAACACAAGGCTGTTGGTAGGCCCTTGTTTGCTTTGGGGCAGGTACTGGCCACACCTGGGGCATTGGAACTTCTGGAAACCCATCAACTGACAGCACTACCGTTTGTGCTGCGCCATGTTTCGGGTGATTGGGGCGATATCTGTGCCGAAGACAGGCAAAGCAATGCTGACGCTTTGCAGTACGGCTACAGGCTGATGTCGGTGTATGTGCTTTCCAAGGCAGAACGCTTGTGGATCATTACGGAGGCTGACCGTAGTAGCACCACGCTGTTGTTGCCCGAGGAGTACTGA
- a CDS encoding YkgJ family cysteine cluster protein, with amino-acid sequence MIQKFPCTECGRCCQNVQLSDETLFLDRGDGTCRYFEESTKHCSIYLERPDVCRIDVQFKKRFVRIYSWDEYVYRNLQVCKVLASQ; translated from the coding sequence GTGATCCAGAAATTTCCATGTACTGAGTGCGGCAGATGCTGCCAAAATGTTCAATTATCCGATGAAACTCTTTTTTTAGACCGTGGTGATGGGACATGCAGGTATTTTGAGGAGTCCACAAAGCACTGCTCTATTTACCTGGAGCGTCCAGACGTCTGTCGGATTGATGTTCAATTTAAAAAGCGCTTCGTACGAATTTACTCATGGGACGAGTATGTGTATAGAAACTTGCAAGTGTGCAAGGTTCTGGCAAGTCAATAA
- a CDS encoding recombinase family protein produces the protein MLIGYARVSTQEQDTSVQIAALKAAGVQKIFEEKASGAKFDRPVLRQCLASLKSGDQFVFYKLDRVARSLSDLLKILDRVERAGAAIRSLTEPIDTTTPTGRLMLQILGAMAEFERSLIRERCMAGQKEAMARGVHCGRALSVDPATAIAIVDAYATGLYTLKGVGQRFGVSDSVVKRLVYKKTKPDYRS, from the coding sequence GTGTTGATTGGATATGCTCGCGTCAGTACTCAAGAGCAAGATACTTCTGTGCAAATTGCTGCTTTGAAAGCAGCTGGAGTGCAGAAGATTTTTGAAGAAAAAGCCAGTGGAGCTAAGTTTGATCGACCTGTTTTGAGGCAATGTCTTGCTTCATTGAAATCTGGTGATCAGTTTGTTTTTTATAAGCTGGATCGTGTTGCCAGATCTTTATCTGACTTGCTGAAGATCCTTGACCGCGTTGAACGGGCCGGGGCTGCGATTCGCTCTCTTACTGAGCCTATTGATACAACTACGCCTACTGGGCGGCTGATGCTGCAAATTTTGGGCGCTATGGCTGAGTTTGAGCGGTCGTTAATTCGTGAGCGATGTATGGCGGGGCAGAAAGAAGCCATGGCTCGGGGAGTGCACTGTGGTCGTGCTCTTTCTGTCGATCCTGCAACAGCAATTGCAATTGTTGATGCCTATGCAACCGGCCTATATACCTTGAAGGGTGTAGGTCAGCGATTTGGGGTATCTGACTCCGTTGTAAAACGTCTTGTCTACAAGAAGACGAAGCCCGATTACCGCTCTTGA
- a CDS encoding efflux transporter outer membrane subunit, which yields MYKWNVVLAALALAGCATTQSSDETWGVSLDIPHAWTQEQGAENEQVSAGWWHGFGSPELSALVEQARTQSLDVAAAVARVQQADARASYARAVLVPDLNADFGATRSAAMDSHTERDASTWRVGLSSSYELDFWGRQRALRDAAESNRQASVFDRETVRLTVTASVAQAWLQCVGLRERASIAQLNLEISERLLKLVESRARYGAATSVELAQQRGQVAAQQRVVALLRKQIADAHAVLALLSGQWTTDLVSETSLSNLAIPGVRQGTPADLITRRPDVAKAEAQLLAADANLAAARAAMLPRVTLTAGLSSESEKLSRLLQSPLSSLAAGILAPIFDAGRLASNRDLAAAQKQELVIGYRKAILQAFNDVQTALNAVDGAERQAVVQAQEVAQAQRALSLAESRYKAGADNLQTLLDVQRVAYQSRDLAVQIRQERLQASIALYRALGGGWRRLPEGPES from the coding sequence ATGTACAAATGGAACGTAGTGCTGGCGGCTCTTGCTCTGGCTGGATGCGCGACAACGCAATCCAGTGACGAGACCTGGGGAGTGTCTCTCGATATTCCTCATGCCTGGACGCAGGAGCAGGGGGCGGAAAACGAACAAGTCAGCGCCGGGTGGTGGCACGGCTTTGGCAGCCCGGAGCTCAGCGCACTGGTTGAGCAAGCCCGTACTCAAAGTCTGGATGTGGCGGCTGCCGTCGCGAGAGTGCAGCAGGCGGATGCCCGGGCATCTTATGCTCGTGCGGTCCTGGTGCCGGATTTGAATGCAGATTTCGGAGCCACAAGGTCTGCAGCGATGGACAGTCATACGGAAAGAGACGCCAGCACTTGGCGAGTGGGCCTGTCGAGTAGCTACGAGCTGGACTTCTGGGGGCGTCAGCGTGCTTTGCGAGATGCCGCAGAGTCCAACAGGCAGGCCAGCGTGTTTGACCGTGAGACCGTGAGACTGACGGTCACTGCCTCAGTCGCCCAGGCATGGCTTCAGTGTGTGGGCTTGCGCGAGCGCGCCTCGATTGCCCAGCTCAACCTGGAGATTTCCGAGCGGCTCTTGAAGCTGGTCGAGTCCAGAGCCCGTTATGGGGCAGCGACCTCCGTGGAGCTGGCTCAGCAGCGTGGTCAGGTTGCTGCTCAGCAGCGTGTTGTGGCTTTGCTCCGAAAACAGATTGCAGATGCACACGCGGTGCTGGCACTGCTGTCGGGGCAATGGACTACGGATCTTGTGAGCGAGACCAGTCTTTCGAATCTGGCGATTCCAGGCGTTCGCCAGGGTACGCCTGCGGATCTGATAACACGCAGGCCGGATGTGGCGAAAGCGGAGGCTCAACTGCTCGCGGCGGATGCGAATCTTGCCGCTGCCAGAGCAGCCATGCTGCCCCGCGTGACGCTGACTGCGGGCCTGAGCTCCGAGAGCGAAAAGCTCAGCAGGCTGTTGCAGAGTCCCCTGTCGTCTCTGGCAGCGGGAATTCTGGCTCCGATCTTTGATGCAGGGCGACTTGCTTCGAACCGGGACCTGGCTGCAGCGCAAAAGCAGGAGCTTGTGATCGGCTACCGCAAGGCCATTCTGCAAGCCTTCAATGATGTTCAAACTGCATTGAATGCGGTGGACGGCGCGGAAAGACAGGCGGTGGTTCAGGCGCAGGAAGTGGCTCAGGCCCAGAGGGCTCTATCACTGGCGGAAAGCCGATACAAGGCCGGGGCGGACAATCTGCAGACCTTGCTGGATGTGCAGCGTGTGGCCTATCAGAGCCGGGATCTGGCCGTTCAGATCCGTCAGGAGCGTCTGCAGGCGAGCATCGCTCTATACCGGGCCCTGGGAGGCGGCTGGAGGCGATTGCCGGAAGGGCCCGAGAGTTGA
- a CDS encoding transcriptional repressor, with protein MQRLRAAGLRPTVARIGVLQVLLSSAPHALSRDEIYRQLYLRGTPVSVGTVMQVVAQLSRLGVVHHNGRQGRESGYLLQS; from the coding sequence ATGCAACGGTTGAGGGCAGCAGGACTGCGACCGACCGTCGCCAGAATTGGCGTGCTTCAAGTCCTGCTGAGTTCTGCTCCCCACGCTCTCAGCAGAGATGAGATATATCGCCAGCTATACCTTCGGGGGACTCCTGTCAGTGTGGGAACCGTCATGCAGGTAGTAGCACAGCTAAGCAGGCTGGGTGTTGTGCATCACAACGGCAGACAGGGGCGTGAGTCTGGCTATCTGCTTCAAAGTTGA